From one Sciurus carolinensis chromosome 9, mSciCar1.2, whole genome shotgun sequence genomic stretch:
- the LOC124992575 gene encoding LOW QUALITY PROTEIN: tRNA (cytosine(38)-C(5))-methyltransferase-like (The sequence of the model RefSeq protein was modified relative to this genomic sequence to represent the inferred CDS: inserted 1 base in 1 codon), with amino-acid sequence MEPLRVLELYSGIGGMHHALRESCIPAQVVAAVDVNTVTNEVYKYNFPHTQLLVKTIEGITLEEFDKLSFNMILMSPPCQPFTRIGLQGDITDPRTNSFLYILSILPRLQNLPKYILLENVKGFEVSSTRDMLIQTIENCGFQYQEFLLSPTSLGIPNSRLRYFLIAKLQSEPLPFQVPGQVLMEFPKTEYEYTQKCAVDAENKIKKKKTEPSICFDRSMQCSGKDAILFKLETAEEIQRKHKQDSDLSVQMLKDFLEDDIDTNQYILPPKSLLRYALLLGIVKPTCRWSTCFTKGYGSYIEGTGSVLQTAEDVQIENIYKSLNNLPQEDKITKLSMLKLRYFTPKEIANLLGFPPEFGFSEKITVKQCYXLLGNSLNVHVVAKLIKILCE; translated from the exons ATGGAGCCCTTGCGGGTCCTGGAGCTGTACAGCGGCATTGGTGGCATGCACCACGCACTGAGAGAAAGCTGTATACCCGCACAAGTGGTAGCTGCCGTTGATGTAAACACTGTCACTAATGAAGTATACAAGTATAATTTTCCTCACACACAGTTACTGGTGAAGACAATTGAAGGCATTACACTGGAAGAGTTTGACAAATTATCTTTCAATATGATTTTAATGAGCCCTCCATGTCAGCCATTCACACGAATTGGCTTACAGGGTGATATAACTGATCCAAGGACAAATAGCTTCTTATACATTCTAAGTATTCTCCCAAGATTACAAAATTTGCCAAAGtatattcttttagaaaatgttaaagGTTTTGAAGTATCTTCTACAAGAGACATGTTGATACAAACAATAGAAAATTGTGGCTTTCAGTACCAAGAATTTCTGTTATCTCCAACCTCTCTTGGCATTCCAAATTCAAGGCTAAGGTACTTCCTTATTGCAAAACTTCAGTCAGAGCCATTACCTTTTCAAGTCCCTGGTCAGGTACTGATGGAGTTTCCCAAAACTGAATATGAATACACACAAAAATGTGCAGtggatgcagaaaataaaattaaaaaaaagaaaacagaacccagTATTTGCTTTGATAGAAGTATGCAATGTTCTGGAAAAGATGCCATTCTTTTTAAGCTTGAAACTGcagaagaaattcaaagaaaacataaacaggACAGTGATCTCTCTGTGCAAATGCTAAAAGATTTTCTCGAAGATGATATTGACACCAATCAGTACATTTTGCCACCAAAGTCATTACTGCGATATGCTCTTTTATTAGGTATTGTTAAGCCCACTTGCAGATGGTCCACGTGCTTTACCAAAGGTTATGGAAGCTACATAGAAGGGACAGGATCTGTGTTACAGACTGCAGAGGATGTACAGATTGAGAATATCTACAAGTCCCTTAATAATTTGCCACAAGAAGATAAGATAACAAAGTTGTCAATGCTTAAATTGCGATATTTCACTCCTAAAGAAATAGCAAATCTCCTTGGATTTCCTCCAGAGTTTGGATTTTCTGAGAAGATAACAGTGAAGCAATGTT CTCTACTTGGAAATAGTCTCAACGTGCATGTAGTAGCTAAACTAATCAAAATCCTTTgtgaataa